A part of Pseudomonas sp. HR96 genomic DNA contains:
- a CDS encoding alkene reductase, with protein sequence MTTIFDPIKLGALQLPNRILMAPLTRCRADEGRVPNALMAEYYAQRASAGLIITEATSVAPMGVGYPDTPGIWSNDQVRGWTQVTNAVHAAGGRIILQLWHVGRISHERYLDGEKPVAPSAIQPSGHVSLVRPLADYPTPRALETAEIADIVDAFRVAAENAKAAGFDGVEVHGANGYLLDQFLQSGTNQRTDQYGGSVENRARLLLEVTDAVSEVWGADRVGMHLAPRGDMHDMSDADRSETFTYLARELGKRGIAFICSREKEADDSIGALIKEAFGGPYIVNERFDKTSANAALARGEADAVAFGVPFLANPDLPARLAADAPLNEAKPELFYGNGAKGYTDYPTL encoded by the coding sequence ATGACGACCATTTTCGACCCTATCAAGCTTGGCGCACTGCAACTGCCGAATCGTATCCTGATGGCCCCGCTGACCCGTTGCCGCGCCGATGAAGGCCGCGTGCCCAACGCGTTGATGGCCGAGTACTACGCTCAGCGCGCCAGTGCCGGCCTGATCATCACCGAGGCCACCTCGGTGGCACCGATGGGTGTCGGCTACCCGGACACCCCCGGCATCTGGTCCAACGACCAGGTGCGCGGCTGGACCCAGGTGACCAACGCCGTGCACGCGGCCGGCGGGCGCATCATCCTGCAACTGTGGCACGTGGGGCGTATCTCCCACGAGCGCTACCTGGACGGCGAGAAGCCGGTGGCGCCCAGCGCCATCCAGCCTTCCGGGCATGTCAGCCTGGTGCGGCCACTGGCCGACTACCCGACGCCGCGCGCGCTGGAGACGGCAGAAATCGCCGACATCGTCGACGCCTTCAGGGTGGCGGCGGAGAACGCCAAGGCTGCCGGCTTCGATGGCGTTGAAGTACACGGCGCCAACGGCTACCTGCTCGATCAGTTCCTGCAGAGCGGTACCAACCAGCGCACCGATCAGTACGGCGGCTCGGTGGAAAATCGGGCGCGGCTACTGCTGGAAGTCACCGACGCGGTCAGCGAGGTATGGGGCGCCGACCGCGTAGGCATGCACCTGGCACCTCGCGGCGACATGCATGACATGAGCGATGCCGACCGCAGCGAGACCTTCACCTATCTGGCGCGGGAACTGGGCAAACGCGGCATCGCCTTTATCTGCTCGCGCGAGAAAGAGGCCGACGACAGCATCGGTGCCTTGATCAAAGAGGCGTTTGGTGGCCCGTACATCGTCAACGAGCGCTTCGACAAGACCAGCGCCAACGCGGCGCTGGCCCGCGGCGAAGCGGACGCGGTGGCATTCGGCGTGCCCTTCCTGGCCAACCCCGACCTTCCGGCCCGGCTGGCCGCCGATGCGCCGCTGAACGAGGCCAAGCCCGAGCTGTTCTACGGCAATGGAGCGAAGGGGTACACCGACTACCCGACGTTGTAA
- the colR gene encoding two-component system response regulator ColR, producing MRILLVEDNRDILANLADYLGLKGYTVDCAQDGLSGLHLAATEHYDLIVLDIMLPGIDGYTLCKRLREDARRDTPVIMLTARDQLDDRLQGFRSGADDYLLKPFALSELSARIEAVLRRAQGGGRRNLQVGELVYDLDTLEVTREGKLLKLNPVGLKLLAVLMQKSPHVLRREVLEEALWGDDCPDSDSLRSHVHQLRQVIDKPFDKPLLHTVHGVGYRLAEGRDGV from the coding sequence ATGCGAATTTTGCTGGTCGAAGACAACCGCGACATCCTTGCCAACCTGGCGGATTATCTGGGGTTGAAGGGCTACACCGTCGATTGTGCCCAGGACGGGCTGTCCGGCCTGCACCTTGCCGCCACCGAGCACTACGACCTGATCGTGCTCGATATCATGCTGCCCGGCATCGATGGTTACACCTTGTGCAAGCGCCTGCGTGAAGACGCGCGGCGCGACACCCCGGTGATCATGCTGACGGCGCGCGACCAGTTGGACGACCGCCTGCAAGGCTTCCGCTCGGGTGCCGACGACTACCTGCTCAAGCCTTTCGCGTTGTCCGAGCTCTCGGCGCGTATCGAGGCCGTGCTGCGCCGCGCCCAGGGTGGCGGGCGGCGCAACCTGCAGGTTGGCGAGCTGGTCTACGACCTCGACACCCTGGAGGTGACCCGCGAGGGCAAGCTGCTCAAGCTCAACCCGGTAGGCCTCAAGCTGCTGGCCGTGCTGATGCAGAAGAGCCCGCATGTGCTGCGTCGCGAAGTGCTCGAAGAAGCCCTGTGGGGCGATGACTGCCCGGACAGCGACAGCCTGCGCAGCCACGTGCATCAATTGCGTCAGGTGATCGACAAGCCTTTCGACAAGCCGCTGCTGCACACTGTGCATGGCGTCGGCTATCGTCTGGCTGAGGGGCGTGATGGAGTTTAA
- a CDS encoding lipopolysaccharide kinase InaA family protein, with product MAANRATESGATADQRFEYFWAQRGEWVEEPNVRRGGESGVQRIHAGNGELLYAKRQTGHIYRSWLHPFGRPTVLRERDALNGLHALNVRVPRMVFCGAQRDPEHQWRALLVTAALDGFQEIEHWYAGGGRERHGEKVHEQILQDLAQNLARMHKGRWQHSCLYIKHVFVRVTGEGEAACGEVALLDLEKCRQRLTPQHAAQHDIKQLRRHSSFSDADWQKFLYFYEAAFGSAIKGL from the coding sequence ATGGCGGCAAACCGTGCAACTGAAAGCGGCGCTACGGCGGACCAGCGCTTCGAGTACTTTTGGGCACAGCGCGGCGAATGGGTGGAAGAGCCCAACGTAAGACGCGGCGGCGAAAGCGGCGTGCAGCGTATCCACGCCGGCAACGGTGAGCTGCTCTACGCCAAGCGCCAGACCGGCCATATCTATCGCAGCTGGCTGCACCCGTTCGGGCGGCCCACGGTATTGCGCGAACGCGACGCGCTGAACGGCCTGCACGCCTTGAATGTACGGGTGCCGCGCATGGTCTTCTGCGGGGCCCAGCGCGACCCCGAGCACCAATGGCGAGCACTGCTGGTCACCGCGGCGCTGGATGGCTTCCAGGAGATCGAGCACTGGTATGCCGGGGGCGGCCGCGAGCGCCATGGCGAGAAGGTCCATGAGCAGATCCTGCAGGATCTGGCGCAGAACCTGGCGCGCATGCACAAAGGCCGTTGGCAGCACAGTTGCCTGTACATCAAGCATGTCTTCGTACGGGTGACCGGCGAGGGCGAGGCGGCCTGTGGCGAGGTGGCCCTGCTCGATCTGGAGAAGTGCCGCCAGCGCCTGACCCCGCAGCACGCCGCCCAGCATGACATCAAGCAACTACGTCGCCATTCGTCGTTCAGCGATGCGGACTGGCAGAAGTTCCTCTACTTTTATGAGGCAGCGTTTGGCAGCGCTATCAAGGGGTTGTAG
- a CDS encoding ATPase, whose product MRRDASDDFDDHLPSLRADERDHEFEPVARGHREREPEALYSRTSPVVRVKAPMMGALWALIGALSIALLGLGWWSFQHLSMMQAQLVATQESFARISEDAAGRLQAISGKVANTETSANSGAEALKARVEQLQAQLEEQARQQQQGVMGLQSGLGKRLEDALAQANAQATAQQAANEQLAAQVKTLTADLATLKAAQGDRSQLEALGNDVAALKKQGNPSARLEQIEQDLVVLKSEQDNRAAAPAASSNTAEFDSFRGQVTRNIIALQSQVQNLQQQINSRQ is encoded by the coding sequence ATGCGTAGAGACGCCAGCGACGATTTTGACGACCACCTGCCCAGCTTGCGCGCCGACGAGCGCGACCACGAGTTCGAGCCAGTGGCCCGCGGGCACCGGGAGCGTGAGCCTGAGGCGCTGTATTCGCGGACCAGCCCGGTGGTGCGGGTCAAGGCGCCGATGATGGGCGCCCTGTGGGCGTTGATCGGCGCGCTCAGCATCGCCCTGCTGGGGCTCGGCTGGTGGAGCTTCCAGCACCTGTCAATGATGCAGGCGCAGCTGGTCGCCACCCAGGAGAGTTTCGCCCGCATCAGTGAAGACGCCGCTGGGCGCTTGCAGGCTATCAGCGGCAAGGTGGCCAATACCGAGACCAGCGCCAACTCCGGTGCCGAAGCCTTGAAGGCCCGGGTCGAGCAGTTGCAGGCGCAGCTCGAAGAGCAGGCGCGCCAGCAACAGCAGGGGGTGATGGGGCTGCAGAGTGGGCTGGGCAAGCGCCTGGAAGACGCGCTGGCCCAGGCCAACGCCCAGGCGACCGCACAGCAGGCGGCCAATGAACAGCTGGCGGCTCAGGTGAAGACATTGACAGCCGACCTGGCAACGCTGAAGGCGGCCCAGGGTGACCGGAGCCAGCTCGAAGCCCTTGGCAACGATGTCGCGGCGCTGAAGAAACAAGGCAACCCCAGCGCGCGGCTGGAACAGATCGAGCAGGACCTGGTGGTGCTCAAGAGCGAGCAGGACAACCGTGCGGCGGCGCCGGCCGCGTCGAGCAATACCGCCGAGTTCGACAGCTTCCGAGGCCAGGTCACACGCAACATCATCGCCTTGCAGAGCCAGGTGCAGAACCTGCAACAGCAGATCAATTCGCGGCAGTAA
- a CDS encoding HAMP domain-containing sensor histidine kinase, producing the protein MEFKQSLSQRIIIAFALMSALVAGAFAVGIVATVHLVEEKLISAGLGGDLQRLLQMDSVFDWSHRPEPDQLFYYTGGTGDYELSKDLRHLTPGFHEVFRGDLSYHAMVEIVDGRHYVLLQDQSDFEERERVLFAVVVVGFVLSLALALVLGWVLARRVMAPVVRLARQVRHRDQLLGLAPPLAPDYAADEVGELAVAFDATLGRLRDALSRERLFTSDVSHELRTPLMVLATSCELLLENPALEARARNQVERIARACEEMRELVQTFLMLARAQRDDTDLTAQTTLEQVAEDLLQLWRSPIEAKGLRLEYVDAAAGGGRYNATFLLTVMGNLIRNAMHYTEQGFIRLTLTHQGFTVEDSGVGIPEEKREAMFQPFVRGTEKRGEGLGLGLSLVQRICEDQGWQVDLSEREPHGCCFRVNLVPGGPAAE; encoded by the coding sequence ATGGAGTTTAAGCAAAGCCTGTCACAGCGCATCATCATTGCCTTTGCCCTGATGAGCGCGTTGGTGGCTGGCGCCTTTGCCGTCGGCATCGTCGCCACCGTGCACCTGGTGGAAGAGAAGCTGATTTCTGCCGGCCTGGGCGGCGACCTGCAGCGCCTGCTGCAGATGGACAGTGTATTCGACTGGTCGCACCGGCCCGAGCCGGACCAGCTGTTCTATTACACCGGCGGCACCGGCGACTACGAGCTGTCCAAGGACTTGCGCCACCTGACCCCGGGTTTCCATGAAGTGTTTCGCGGTGACCTCTCGTACCACGCCATGGTCGAGATCGTCGATGGCCGTCACTATGTGCTGCTGCAGGACCAGAGCGACTTCGAGGAGCGCGAGCGGGTGCTGTTCGCGGTGGTGGTGGTCGGCTTCGTGCTCAGCCTGGCGCTGGCACTGGTGCTCGGCTGGGTGCTGGCGCGACGGGTCATGGCGCCCGTGGTGCGCCTGGCACGCCAGGTGCGCCACCGCGATCAATTGCTGGGCCTGGCGCCGCCCCTGGCCCCCGACTACGCCGCCGACGAGGTGGGTGAGCTGGCGGTGGCGTTCGACGCCACCCTGGGCCGCCTGCGCGACGCCCTGAGCCGCGAGCGGCTCTTCACCAGCGACGTCAGCCACGAATTGCGCACGCCGCTGATGGTGCTGGCCACCTCCTGCGAACTGCTCCTGGAAAACCCTGCACTGGAAGCCCGTGCGCGCAACCAGGTGGAGCGTATCGCGCGCGCCTGCGAAGAGATGCGCGAGCTGGTCCAGACTTTCCTGATGCTGGCCCGGGCCCAGCGCGATGACACCGACCTGACAGCCCAGACTACCCTGGAGCAGGTCGCCGAAGACTTGCTGCAACTGTGGCGCTCGCCGATCGAGGCCAAGGGCCTGCGCCTGGAGTACGTCGATGCCGCCGCTGGCGGTGGGCGGTACAACGCCACGTTCCTGCTGACGGTAATGGGCAACCTGATCCGCAATGCCATGCACTACACCGAGCAGGGTTTCATCCGCCTCACCCTCACTCACCAAGGCTTTACGGTCGAAGACAGTGGCGTCGGCATCCCCGAAGAGAAACGCGAAGCCATGTTCCAGCCGTTCGTGCGCGGCACCGAGAAGCGCGGCGAAGGCCTGGGCCTGGGTCTTTCGCTGGTGCAGCGGATCTGCGAAGACCAGGGCTGGCAGGTCGACCTGAGCGAGCGCGAACCCCATGGCTGCTGTTTCCGGGTCAACCTGGTACCGGGTGGGCCTGCGGCTGAGTGA
- a CDS encoding LysR family transcriptional regulator ArgP — MFDYKLLAALAAVVEQAGFERAAQQLGLSQSAVSQRIKLLEARVGQPVLIRATPPAPTELGRQLLNHVQQVRLLERGLQGQVPSLDEERAPQRLRVAVNADSLATWWAAAVGAFCAEQGLLLDLVVEDQEVSLKRMRAGEVAACLCASERPVSGARSLALGAMRYRALANPAFMARHFANGVDGKALAQAPALVYGPDDTLQHRYVAALGLDGPFLHHLCPSSEGFMRMAEAGIGWGLVPELQVREQLGRGVLVELLPDNPLDVPLYWHYWRSGGQLLEQLTECLAVACRKVLIGQ; from the coding sequence ATGTTCGATTACAAATTGCTCGCTGCCCTGGCGGCGGTGGTCGAGCAGGCCGGGTTCGAGCGCGCTGCGCAGCAACTCGGCCTGTCGCAGTCGGCGGTGTCGCAGCGCATCAAGCTGCTGGAGGCGCGCGTGGGGCAGCCGGTGCTGATCCGTGCCACGCCGCCGGCACCCACCGAGCTGGGACGCCAGTTGCTCAACCATGTGCAGCAAGTACGGCTGCTGGAGCGTGGGTTGCAGGGCCAGGTACCGAGCCTGGATGAGGAGCGCGCGCCGCAGCGCTTGCGCGTGGCAGTCAACGCCGACAGCCTCGCCACCTGGTGGGCGGCGGCGGTGGGAGCCTTCTGCGCCGAGCAGGGGCTGTTGCTGGACCTGGTGGTGGAAGATCAGGAGGTCTCGCTCAAGCGCATGCGTGCCGGTGAAGTCGCAGCCTGCCTGTGTGCCAGCGAACGGCCGGTTTCCGGGGCGCGCAGCCTGGCGCTGGGCGCCATGCGGTACCGGGCGCTGGCCAACCCGGCCTTCATGGCCCGGCATTTTGCCAACGGCGTTGATGGCAAGGCCCTGGCGCAGGCGCCGGCGCTGGTGTACGGCCCGGACGACACCTTGCAGCATCGCTATGTTGCAGCGCTGGGCCTGGACGGACCGTTCCTGCATCACCTGTGCCCGTCCTCCGAAGGCTTCATGCGCATGGCCGAAGCCGGCATCGGTTGGGGGCTGGTGCCTGAGTTGCAGGTGCGCGAACAGCTGGGCAGGGGTGTGTTGGTGGAGCTCTTGCCGGATAATCCGCTGGACGTGCCGTTGTACTGGCACTATTGGCGCAGTGGCGGGCAGTTGCTCGAGCAGTTGACCGAGTGTCTGGCCGTGGCCTGTCGCAAGGTGTTGATCGGGCAATGA
- a CDS encoding LysE/ArgO family amino acid transporter, giving the protein MWQSYINGLLVAAGLIVAIGTQNAFVLAQSLRREHHLAVASLCVLCDALLVAAGVFGLATLLARNPALLAVARWGGVVFLVWYASKALRRAFARQGLAQAGEAGSRALGAVLLSALAVTLLNPHVYLDTVLLIGSLGAQQTVPGAYVAGAASASLLWFFSLALAAAWLAPWLARPATWRLLDLLVAIMMLVVAGQLIRG; this is encoded by the coding sequence ATGTGGCAAAGCTATATCAACGGGTTACTGGTCGCCGCCGGGCTGATCGTGGCCATCGGCACGCAGAACGCCTTCGTGCTGGCGCAAAGCCTGCGCCGTGAGCACCATCTGGCCGTGGCCAGTTTGTGCGTGCTGTGCGACGCCCTGCTGGTGGCGGCCGGAGTGTTCGGCCTGGCCACGCTGCTGGCGCGCAATCCAGCCCTGCTGGCAGTGGCGCGTTGGGGCGGCGTGGTGTTTCTGGTGTGGTACGCGAGCAAGGCCCTGCGCCGAGCGTTCGCCCGCCAGGGCCTGGCCCAGGCCGGCGAGGCAGGCAGCCGTGCGCTCGGTGCGGTGCTGCTCAGCGCCCTGGCGGTAACCCTGCTCAATCCCCATGTCTATCTCGACACGGTGTTGTTGATCGGCTCGCTTGGCGCCCAGCAGACGGTCCCGGGGGCCTATGTCGCCGGTGCCGCCAGCGCCTCGCTGCTGTGGTTCTTCAGCCTGGCCCTGGCTGCCGCCTGGCTGGCTCCGTGGCTGGCGCGCCCGGCCACCTGGCGCCTGCTTGACCTGCTGGTGGCCATCATGATGCTGGTGGTGGCCGGGCAGTTGATCCGCGGCTAG
- a CDS encoding putative bifunctional diguanylate cyclase/phosphodiesterase — protein MKLELKHSLSVKLLRFVLLSALIVGVALSCAQIVFDIYKTRQAVSSDAERILNMFRDPSTQAVYSLDREMGMQVIEGLFQDQAVRKASIGHPNEPMLAEKSRPLEASGSRWLTDLILGAERTFTTQLVGRSPYSEYYGDLSITLDTASYGQAFLMSSVIIFISGMLRALAMGLVLYLIYHWMLTKPLTRIIEHLTQINPDRPSEHKLPALKGHEKNELGLWIDTANQLLESIERNTHLRHQAEDSLQRMAQYDFLTGLPNRQQLQTQLDKILIDAGRRQRSVAVLCVGLDDFKGINEQFSYQIGDQLLLALADRLRSHSGRLGALARLGGDQFALVQADIEQPYEAAELAQNILDDLEAAFALEPHEIRLRATIGITLFPEDGDSTEKLLQKAEQTMTLAKTRSRNRYQFYIASVDSEMRRRRELEKDLRDALVRNQLFLVYQPQISYLDHRVVGVEALLRWQHPEHGLVPPDQFIPLAEQNGCIIAIGEWVLDQACRQLREWHDMGFTELRMAVNLSTVQLHHNELPRVINNLMQRYRLPPRSLELEVTETGLMEDISTAAQHLLSLRRSGALIAIDDFGTGYSSLSYLKSLPLDKIKIDKSFVQDVLQDEDDATIVRAIIQLGKSLNMQVIAEGVETVEQEAYILAEGCHEGQGYLYSKPLPVREVTAFLRQAERVRAPSLSSP, from the coding sequence TTGAAGCTGGAACTCAAGCACAGCTTGTCGGTGAAACTGCTCAGGTTCGTCCTGCTCTCGGCGCTGATTGTCGGAGTCGCGCTCAGCTGCGCGCAGATCGTCTTCGACATCTACAAGACCCGCCAGGCCGTGTCGAGCGACGCCGAGCGCATCCTCAACATGTTCCGCGACCCTTCGACCCAGGCCGTCTACAGTCTTGACCGGGAAATGGGCATGCAGGTCATCGAAGGCCTGTTCCAGGATCAGGCCGTGCGCAAGGCCTCCATCGGCCACCCCAATGAACCGATGCTGGCAGAAAAGTCGCGCCCGCTGGAAGCCTCCGGCAGCCGCTGGCTGACCGACCTGATTCTGGGTGCAGAACGCACCTTCACCACCCAGCTGGTGGGCCGCAGCCCCTACAGCGAGTACTACGGCGACCTGAGCATCACCCTCGACACCGCCAGTTATGGCCAGGCGTTCCTGATGAGCTCGGTGATCATCTTCATCTCGGGGATGCTGCGCGCACTGGCCATGGGCCTGGTGCTGTACCTGATCTACCACTGGATGCTGACCAAGCCGCTGACGCGGATCATCGAACACCTGACCCAGATCAACCCCGACCGCCCCAGCGAGCACAAGCTGCCGGCGCTCAAGGGCCACGAGAAGAACGAGCTGGGACTGTGGATCGACACCGCCAACCAACTGCTCGAATCCATCGAGCGCAACACCCACCTGCGCCATCAGGCCGAGGACAGCCTGCAGCGCATGGCCCAGTACGACTTCCTTACCGGCCTGCCCAACCGCCAGCAGTTGCAGACCCAGCTGGACAAGATCCTCATCGACGCCGGCCGGCGCCAACGCAGTGTCGCGGTGTTGTGCGTCGGCCTGGACGACTTCAAGGGCATCAACGAGCAGTTCAGCTACCAGATCGGCGACCAGCTGCTGCTGGCCCTGGCCGACCGCCTGCGCAGCCACAGCGGTCGCCTCGGCGCCCTGGCGCGGCTGGGCGGCGATCAGTTCGCTCTGGTGCAGGCCGATATCGAACAGCCCTACGAAGCGGCAGAGCTGGCGCAGAACATCCTCGACGACCTGGAGGCGGCCTTCGCCCTGGAGCCCCACGAGATCCGCCTGCGGGCCACCATCGGCATCACCCTGTTCCCGGAAGACGGCGACAGCACCGAGAAACTGCTGCAAAAAGCCGAACAGACCATGACCCTGGCCAAGACCCGTTCGCGCAATCGCTATCAGTTCTATATCGCCAGCGTCGACAGCGAAATGCGCCGCCGCCGCGAACTGGAAAAAGACCTGCGCGACGCCCTGGTGCGCAACCAGCTGTTTCTGGTGTACCAGCCGCAGATCAGCTACCTGGACCACCGGGTGGTCGGGGTCGAGGCCCTGCTGCGCTGGCAGCATCCGGAACACGGGCTGGTGCCACCTGACCAGTTCATTCCGCTGGCCGAGCAGAACGGCTGCATCATCGCCATTGGCGAATGGGTGCTGGACCAGGCCTGCCGGCAGCTGCGCGAGTGGCACGACATGGGCTTCACCGAACTGCGCATGGCGGTGAACCTGTCCACCGTGCAGCTGCACCACAACGAACTGCCGCGGGTCATCAACAACCTCATGCAGCGTTACCGCCTGCCGCCGCGCAGTCTGGAGCTGGAAGTCACCGAGACCGGCCTGATGGAAGACATCAGCACCGCCGCCCAGCACCTGCTGAGCCTGCGCCGCTCCGGAGCGCTGATCGCCATCGACGACTTCGGTACCGGCTACTCGTCGCTCAGCTATCTCAAGTCATTGCCGCTGGACAAGATCAAGATCGACAAGAGCTTCGTGCAGGACGTGCTGCAGGACGAAGACGACGCCACCATCGTGCGCGCCATCATCCAGCTGGGCAAAAGTTTGAACATGCAGGTGATCGCCGAAGGGGTGGAAACTGTCGAGCAGGAGGCCTATATCCTTGCCGAGGGCTGCCACGAAGGCCAGGGCTACCTCTACAGCAAGCCACTACCTGTGCGTGAAGTGACCGCGTTTCTCAGGCAGGCAGAGCGGGTGCGCGCCCCTTCGTTGTCGAGTCCCTGA
- a CDS encoding NAD-dependent epimerase/dehydratase family protein gives MKILVTGASGFIGGRFARYALEQGLQVRINARRADAVEHLLRRGAQFMPGDLSDPDLARRLCIGVDAVVHCAGAVGHWGRRQDFMQANVEVTENVVEACLKEHVQRLVHLSSPSIYFDGRSHLGIKEDQLPRRFHDHYGASKYLAEQKVFGAAEFGLEVLALRPRMVTGAGDRAIFPRLLQMQRKGRLAIVGDGLNKVDFTSVHNLNQALYSALHVGPTALGRAYNISNGTPLPIWDVINYVLRQMQLPPVLRYRSFGLAYAAAMVNEGACRLWPGRPQPTLSRLGMQVLNKSFTLDIARARHHLGYEPAVSLWTALDEFCAWWQASERIANL, from the coding sequence ATGAAGATTCTGGTCACCGGCGCGAGTGGCTTCATCGGTGGGCGTTTTGCCCGCTACGCCCTCGAGCAGGGCCTGCAGGTGCGCATCAATGCCCGCCGCGCCGACGCCGTGGAACATCTGCTGCGCCGTGGCGCGCAGTTCATGCCGGGCGACTTGAGCGACCCCGACCTGGCTCGGCGCCTGTGCATCGGCGTCGACGCGGTGGTGCACTGCGCCGGCGCCGTCGGCCATTGGGGCCGGCGCCAGGATTTCATGCAGGCCAACGTCGAGGTCACCGAGAACGTGGTCGAGGCCTGCCTCAAGGAGCATGTACAACGCCTGGTGCATCTGTCGTCGCCGTCGATCTACTTCGACGGCCGTTCGCACCTGGGTATCAAGGAAGACCAACTGCCCAGGCGCTTTCACGACCATTATGGCGCCAGCAAGTACCTCGCCGAACAGAAGGTCTTCGGCGCTGCCGAATTCGGCCTCGAGGTGCTGGCCCTGCGTCCGCGCATGGTCACCGGGGCCGGCGACCGGGCGATCTTTCCGCGGCTGTTGCAGATGCAGCGCAAGGGCCGCCTGGCCATCGTCGGCGACGGCCTGAACAAGGTCGACTTCACCAGCGTGCACAACCTCAACCAGGCGCTGTACAGCGCGTTGCACGTGGGGCCGACAGCGCTGGGCCGGGCCTACAACATCAGCAATGGCACGCCGTTGCCGATCTGGGACGTGATCAACTACGTGCTGCGCCAGATGCAGTTGCCGCCGGTGCTGCGCTATCGCTCGTTTGGCCTGGCCTATGCGGCAGCCATGGTCAATGAAGGTGCCTGTCGGCTGTGGCCAGGGCGGCCACAGCCGACCCTGTCGCGGCTGGGCATGCAGGTGCTGAACAAGAGTTTCACCCTGGACATCGCCCGCGCCCGTCATCATCTGGGCTACGAGCCTGCTGTCAGCCTGTGGACGGCGCTGGATGAATTCTGCGCATGGTGGCAGGCCAGTGAACGCATCGCCAACCTGTAG
- a CDS encoding superoxide dismutase has translation MAFELPPLPYAHDALQPHISKETLEFHHDKHHNTYVVNLNNLIPGTEFEGKTLEEIVKTSSGGIFNNAAQVWNHTFYWNCLAPNAGGAPTGALASAIDQAFGSFDKFKEEFSKTSIGTFGSGWGWLVKKADGSLALASTIGAGNPITSGDTPLLTCDVWEHAYYIDYRNLRPKYVEAFWNLVNWKFVAEQFEGKTFTA, from the coding sequence ATGGCTTTTGAATTGCCTCCGTTGCCTTACGCCCATGACGCACTGCAACCGCATATTTCCAAAGAAACCCTGGAGTTTCACCACGACAAGCACCACAACACCTATGTCGTGAACCTGAACAACCTGATCCCTGGTACCGAGTTCGAAGGCAAGACCCTCGAAGAGATCGTCAAAACCTCTTCGGGCGGCATCTTCAACAACGCGGCCCAGGTCTGGAACCACACCTTCTACTGGAACTGCCTGGCCCCCAACGCCGGCGGCGCACCGACCGGCGCGCTGGCTTCGGCCATCGACCAGGCTTTCGGCTCGTTCGACAAGTTCAAGGAAGAGTTCAGCAAGACCTCCATCGGCACCTTCGGCTCCGGCTGGGGCTGGCTGGTGAAAAAGGCCGACGGCTCCCTGGCCCTGGCCAGCACCATCGGCGCCGGCAACCCGATCACCAGCGGCGACACCCCGCTGCTGACCTGCGACGTCTGGGAACACGCCTACTACATCGACTACCGCAACCTGCGTCCGAAGTATGTAGAAGCGTTCTGGAACCTGGTGAACTGGAAGTTCGTCGCCGAGCAGTTCGAAGGCAAGACCTTCACTGCCTGA
- a CDS encoding class I SAM-dependent methyltransferase encodes MDDPVQLEFSGKYDQAHAQKYFRKHQNGFARRMSHLRDVQLARKALSLAGDPGLVLDLPCGAGRFWPLLAEKSGRVIIGADNSAAMVQTACAMQPAEIVKRVRPLQTSAFAIDLPDNAVDCIFSMRLLHHIGEAGHRAQMLKEFHRVSRDSVIVSLWVDGNFKAWKRRRAERSRGQEGYQNRFVLPTATVEDEFVRAGFKIQQRLDFLPLYAMWRVYLLRKG; translated from the coding sequence ATGGACGATCCTGTGCAGCTGGAATTTTCCGGCAAATATGACCAAGCCCATGCGCAAAAATATTTTCGCAAGCACCAGAATGGATTCGCTCGGCGGATGTCCCATCTGCGCGACGTGCAGCTGGCGCGCAAGGCCTTGAGCCTGGCCGGCGACCCAGGGCTGGTGCTCGACCTGCCCTGTGGCGCCGGGCGTTTCTGGCCGCTGCTGGCAGAAAAGTCCGGTCGCGTGATCATCGGCGCTGACAATTCCGCAGCCATGGTGCAGACAGCCTGCGCCATGCAGCCAGCCGAAATAGTAAAACGGGTACGGCCTTTGCAGACTTCTGCCTTCGCCATCGACCTGCCCGACAACGCCGTCGACTGCATCTTCAGCATGCGCCTGCTGCATCACATCGGCGAAGCTGGACATCGCGCGCAAATGCTCAAGGAATTCCACCGGGTGAGCCGCGACAGCGTCATTGTCTCGTTATGGGTCGATGGCAATTTCAAGGCCTGGAAGCGACGTCGAGCCGAGCGCTCGCGCGGCCAGGAGGGTTACCAGAACCGATTTGTGTTACCAACCGCTACCGTCGAAGATGAGTTTGTAAGGGCGGGTTTCAAAATTCAGCAGCGGCTCGATTTTTTGCCGCTCTACGCCATGTGGCGAGTGTACCTACTGCGTAAGGGATGA